In the Lepisosteus oculatus isolate fLepOcu1 chromosome 6, fLepOcu1.hap2, whole genome shotgun sequence genome, one interval contains:
- the rhpn1 gene encoding rhophilin-1 isoform X2: protein MLLMGCDPLAQTQRSRLQHRRVKINQQINKEMRMRAGAENLFRATTNHKVKETVALELSFVNSNLQLLKEELEELNSSMEVYQTESESINVPMIPLGLKETKEVDLAVPLKDFICEHYGEDGSQYEKEIKELMDLRQAMRTPSRNEAGLELLMEYYNQLYFLDHRFFPPGKNLGVYFHWYDSLTGVPSCQRALAFEKGSVLFNIGALYTQIGARQDRSTVQGIETAIDAFQRAAGAFNYLKENFSNAPSLDMSAPSLNMLVRLMVAQVQECVFEKVVLLLGDGDVAAHLQVAQEAARVADVYSLVFQTMAQPPVKDYVPFSWATMVQVKAEHFKALSHYYASVALCDHDVPSAEDEGKSEKALLQFHATKPQGPSLNVVLRDAEERRRLGKAHLKRAVIQHEEAMRIHSLCRILRKMDILQEVLSFTHRRSLDKYSEIDHEDDFFETCEVPSIHPKTQQKPEIKTPNFSKIRITDIFHQLGPLSVFSAKHRWSAQRRVRLGRGERSFGLTLRGDSPVLVAGVVPGGCAAEAGLREGDYIVSVDGEDCRWAKHAEVVQILKSSGEAGVELGVITLHSPEQGGQGEKKCVLLSAGGDKENTRLKNPSTAVRGSGYLLLWNKKKSSTASKKRAGGTFNLPFTNFRDSEAMY from the exons atgctgctcATG GGATGCGACCCCCTGGCACAGACGCAGCGCAGCAGACTGCAGCACCGGCGGGTGAAGATCAACCAGCAGATCAACAAGGAGATGAGGATGCGGGCTGGAGCCGAGAACCTCTTCAG GGCCACCACAAACCACAAGGTGAAGGAGACTGTGGCTCTGGAGCTCAGTTTTGTCAACTCCAACTTGCAGCTGCTCAAGGAAGAGCTGGAGGAGCTCAACAGCTCCATGGAGGTGTACCAGACTGAGAG CGAATCAATCAATGTGCCCATGATTCCTCTGGGGCTGAAGGAGACAAAGGAGGTGGATCTTGCTGTTCCTCTAAAG GACTTCATCTGTGAGCACTATGGAGAAGACGGATCACAGTACGAGAAGGAGATCAAGGAGCTCATGGACCTCAGGCAG GCCATGCGCACTCCCAGCCGAAACGAGGCCGGTCTGGAGCTTCTCATGGAGTATTACAACCAGCTCTACTTCCTCGACCATCGCTTCTTCCCTCCGGGCAAGAACTTGGGTGTCTACTTTCACTG GTATGACTCTCTGACAGGAGTGCCGTCCTGCCAGCGAGCCCTGGCTTTTGAGAAGGGCAGCGTACTGTTCAACATTGGGGCGCTGTACACCCAGATAGGGGCGCGGCAGGACCGCTCCACTGTGCAGGGCATCGAGACCGCCATTGACGCATTCCAGAGGGCTGCAG GTGCCTTCAACTACCTGAAGGAGAACTTCTCCAATGCGCCCAGCCTCGACATGAGTGCCCCCTCCCTCAACATGCTGGTGCGCCTCATGGTCGCTCAGGTGCAGGAGTGTGTGTTTGAGAAGGTGGTGCTGCTCCTGGGGGATGGCGACGTTGCTGCCCACCTGCAGGTGGCTCAGGAGGCTGCCAGG GTGGCTGATGTGTACTCACTGGTGTTCCAGACCATGGCCCAGCCACCCGTGAAGGACTATGTGCCCTTTTCCTGGGCCACCATGGTCCAGGTCAAAGCGGAGCACTTCAAGGCCCTCTCTCATTACTATGCTTCTGTCGCACTGTGCGACCACGACG TGCCTTCTGCGGAGGACGAAGGCAAGAGCGAGAAGGCGCTGTTGCAGTTTCACGCCACGAAGCCACAAGGGCCCTCGCTCAACGTGGTGCTGCGGGATGCCGAGGAGAGGCGCAGGCTGG gaAAGGCGCACCTGAAGAGGGCTGTCATCCAGCACGAGGAGGCCATGCGCATTCACAGCCTCTGCAGGATCCTCCGCAAGATGGACATCCTGCAGGAGGTGCTGTCTTTCACGCACAGGCGCTCGCTGGACAAATACTCTGAGATTGACCACGAGGATGACTTTTTTGAGACCTGTGAGGTTCCTAGCATTCATC ctaAAACGCAGCAGAAGCCAGAAATCAAAACTCCAAACTTTTCAAAAATTAGAATTACCGACATTTTTCACCAGCTG GGCCCTCTGTCGGTCTTCTCGGCCAAACACCGGTGGAGCGCCCAGCGGCGGGTCCGTctggggaggggggagaggagcTTCGGCCTCACACTGCGGGGGGACTCGCCAGTGCTGGTTGCTGGCGTCGTGCCAGGGGGCTGTGCTGCG gAGGCAGGCCTGCGGGAGGGAGACTACATTGTGTCTGTGGATGGGGAGGACTGCAGGTGGGCCAAGCACGCCGAGGTGGTGCAGATCCTGAAGAGCTCAGGCGAGGCAGGCGTGGAGCTGGGTGTCATCACCCTGCACAGCCCGGAGCAGGGAGGACAG GGAGAGAAGAAGTGTGTGCTGCTCTCTGCGGGGGGTGACAAGGAAAACACACGGCTCAAGAATCCCAGCACGGCCGTCCGAGGCTCCGGCTACCTGTTGCTCTGGAATAAGAAGAAGAGCAGCACTGCCAGCAAAAAGAGGGCAGGTGGCACCTTCAACCTCCCGTTTACCAACTTCCGAGACAGCGAGGCCATGTACTAG
- the rhpn1 gene encoding rhophilin-1 isoform X1, which yields MSGGSDEDLCPQAEEVSPTGSIRKGCDPLAQTQRSRLQHRRVKINQQINKEMRMRAGAENLFRATTNHKVKETVALELSFVNSNLQLLKEELEELNSSMEVYQTESESINVPMIPLGLKETKEVDLAVPLKDFICEHYGEDGSQYEKEIKELMDLRQAMRTPSRNEAGLELLMEYYNQLYFLDHRFFPPGKNLGVYFHWYDSLTGVPSCQRALAFEKGSVLFNIGALYTQIGARQDRSTVQGIETAIDAFQRAAGAFNYLKENFSNAPSLDMSAPSLNMLVRLMVAQVQECVFEKVVLLLGDGDVAAHLQVAQEAARVADVYSLVFQTMAQPPVKDYVPFSWATMVQVKAEHFKALSHYYASVALCDHDVPSAEDEGKSEKALLQFHATKPQGPSLNVVLRDAEERRRLGKAHLKRAVIQHEEAMRIHSLCRILRKMDILQEVLSFTHRRSLDKYSEIDHEDDFFETCEVPSIHPKTQQKPEIKTPNFSKIRITDIFHQLGPLSVFSAKHRWSAQRRVRLGRGERSFGLTLRGDSPVLVAGVVPGGCAAEAGLREGDYIVSVDGEDCRWAKHAEVVQILKSSGEAGVELGVITLHSPEQGGQGEKKCVLLSAGGDKENTRLKNPSTAVRGSGYLLLWNKKKSSTASKKRAGGTFNLPFTNFRDSEAMY from the exons GGATGCGACCCCCTGGCACAGACGCAGCGCAGCAGACTGCAGCACCGGCGGGTGAAGATCAACCAGCAGATCAACAAGGAGATGAGGATGCGGGCTGGAGCCGAGAACCTCTTCAG GGCCACCACAAACCACAAGGTGAAGGAGACTGTGGCTCTGGAGCTCAGTTTTGTCAACTCCAACTTGCAGCTGCTCAAGGAAGAGCTGGAGGAGCTCAACAGCTCCATGGAGGTGTACCAGACTGAGAG CGAATCAATCAATGTGCCCATGATTCCTCTGGGGCTGAAGGAGACAAAGGAGGTGGATCTTGCTGTTCCTCTAAAG GACTTCATCTGTGAGCACTATGGAGAAGACGGATCACAGTACGAGAAGGAGATCAAGGAGCTCATGGACCTCAGGCAG GCCATGCGCACTCCCAGCCGAAACGAGGCCGGTCTGGAGCTTCTCATGGAGTATTACAACCAGCTCTACTTCCTCGACCATCGCTTCTTCCCTCCGGGCAAGAACTTGGGTGTCTACTTTCACTG GTATGACTCTCTGACAGGAGTGCCGTCCTGCCAGCGAGCCCTGGCTTTTGAGAAGGGCAGCGTACTGTTCAACATTGGGGCGCTGTACACCCAGATAGGGGCGCGGCAGGACCGCTCCACTGTGCAGGGCATCGAGACCGCCATTGACGCATTCCAGAGGGCTGCAG GTGCCTTCAACTACCTGAAGGAGAACTTCTCCAATGCGCCCAGCCTCGACATGAGTGCCCCCTCCCTCAACATGCTGGTGCGCCTCATGGTCGCTCAGGTGCAGGAGTGTGTGTTTGAGAAGGTGGTGCTGCTCCTGGGGGATGGCGACGTTGCTGCCCACCTGCAGGTGGCTCAGGAGGCTGCCAGG GTGGCTGATGTGTACTCACTGGTGTTCCAGACCATGGCCCAGCCACCCGTGAAGGACTATGTGCCCTTTTCCTGGGCCACCATGGTCCAGGTCAAAGCGGAGCACTTCAAGGCCCTCTCTCATTACTATGCTTCTGTCGCACTGTGCGACCACGACG TGCCTTCTGCGGAGGACGAAGGCAAGAGCGAGAAGGCGCTGTTGCAGTTTCACGCCACGAAGCCACAAGGGCCCTCGCTCAACGTGGTGCTGCGGGATGCCGAGGAGAGGCGCAGGCTGG gaAAGGCGCACCTGAAGAGGGCTGTCATCCAGCACGAGGAGGCCATGCGCATTCACAGCCTCTGCAGGATCCTCCGCAAGATGGACATCCTGCAGGAGGTGCTGTCTTTCACGCACAGGCGCTCGCTGGACAAATACTCTGAGATTGACCACGAGGATGACTTTTTTGAGACCTGTGAGGTTCCTAGCATTCATC ctaAAACGCAGCAGAAGCCAGAAATCAAAACTCCAAACTTTTCAAAAATTAGAATTACCGACATTTTTCACCAGCTG GGCCCTCTGTCGGTCTTCTCGGCCAAACACCGGTGGAGCGCCCAGCGGCGGGTCCGTctggggaggggggagaggagcTTCGGCCTCACACTGCGGGGGGACTCGCCAGTGCTGGTTGCTGGCGTCGTGCCAGGGGGCTGTGCTGCG gAGGCAGGCCTGCGGGAGGGAGACTACATTGTGTCTGTGGATGGGGAGGACTGCAGGTGGGCCAAGCACGCCGAGGTGGTGCAGATCCTGAAGAGCTCAGGCGAGGCAGGCGTGGAGCTGGGTGTCATCACCCTGCACAGCCCGGAGCAGGGAGGACAG GGAGAGAAGAAGTGTGTGCTGCTCTCTGCGGGGGGTGACAAGGAAAACACACGGCTCAAGAATCCCAGCACGGCCGTCCGAGGCTCCGGCTACCTGTTGCTCTGGAATAAGAAGAAGAGCAGCACTGCCAGCAAAAAGAGGGCAGGTGGCACCTTCAACCTCCCGTTTACCAACTTCCGAGACAGCGAGGCCATGTACTAG
- the rhpn1 gene encoding rhophilin-1 isoform X3 yields MRMRAGAENLFRATTNHKVKETVALELSFVNSNLQLLKEELEELNSSMEVYQTESESINVPMIPLGLKETKEVDLAVPLKDFICEHYGEDGSQYEKEIKELMDLRQAMRTPSRNEAGLELLMEYYNQLYFLDHRFFPPGKNLGVYFHWYDSLTGVPSCQRALAFEKGSVLFNIGALYTQIGARQDRSTVQGIETAIDAFQRAAGAFNYLKENFSNAPSLDMSAPSLNMLVRLMVAQVQECVFEKVVLLLGDGDVAAHLQVAQEAARVADVYSLVFQTMAQPPVKDYVPFSWATMVQVKAEHFKALSHYYASVALCDHDVPSAEDEGKSEKALLQFHATKPQGPSLNVVLRDAEERRRLGKAHLKRAVIQHEEAMRIHSLCRILRKMDILQEVLSFTHRRSLDKYSEIDHEDDFFETCEVPSIHPKTQQKPEIKTPNFSKIRITDIFHQLGPLSVFSAKHRWSAQRRVRLGRGERSFGLTLRGDSPVLVAGVVPGGCAAEAGLREGDYIVSVDGEDCRWAKHAEVVQILKSSGEAGVELGVITLHSPEQGGQGEKKCVLLSAGGDKENTRLKNPSTAVRGSGYLLLWNKKKSSTASKKRAGGTFNLPFTNFRDSEAMY; encoded by the exons ATGAGGATGCGGGCTGGAGCCGAGAACCTCTTCAG GGCCACCACAAACCACAAGGTGAAGGAGACTGTGGCTCTGGAGCTCAGTTTTGTCAACTCCAACTTGCAGCTGCTCAAGGAAGAGCTGGAGGAGCTCAACAGCTCCATGGAGGTGTACCAGACTGAGAG CGAATCAATCAATGTGCCCATGATTCCTCTGGGGCTGAAGGAGACAAAGGAGGTGGATCTTGCTGTTCCTCTAAAG GACTTCATCTGTGAGCACTATGGAGAAGACGGATCACAGTACGAGAAGGAGATCAAGGAGCTCATGGACCTCAGGCAG GCCATGCGCACTCCCAGCCGAAACGAGGCCGGTCTGGAGCTTCTCATGGAGTATTACAACCAGCTCTACTTCCTCGACCATCGCTTCTTCCCTCCGGGCAAGAACTTGGGTGTCTACTTTCACTG GTATGACTCTCTGACAGGAGTGCCGTCCTGCCAGCGAGCCCTGGCTTTTGAGAAGGGCAGCGTACTGTTCAACATTGGGGCGCTGTACACCCAGATAGGGGCGCGGCAGGACCGCTCCACTGTGCAGGGCATCGAGACCGCCATTGACGCATTCCAGAGGGCTGCAG GTGCCTTCAACTACCTGAAGGAGAACTTCTCCAATGCGCCCAGCCTCGACATGAGTGCCCCCTCCCTCAACATGCTGGTGCGCCTCATGGTCGCTCAGGTGCAGGAGTGTGTGTTTGAGAAGGTGGTGCTGCTCCTGGGGGATGGCGACGTTGCTGCCCACCTGCAGGTGGCTCAGGAGGCTGCCAGG GTGGCTGATGTGTACTCACTGGTGTTCCAGACCATGGCCCAGCCACCCGTGAAGGACTATGTGCCCTTTTCCTGGGCCACCATGGTCCAGGTCAAAGCGGAGCACTTCAAGGCCCTCTCTCATTACTATGCTTCTGTCGCACTGTGCGACCACGACG TGCCTTCTGCGGAGGACGAAGGCAAGAGCGAGAAGGCGCTGTTGCAGTTTCACGCCACGAAGCCACAAGGGCCCTCGCTCAACGTGGTGCTGCGGGATGCCGAGGAGAGGCGCAGGCTGG gaAAGGCGCACCTGAAGAGGGCTGTCATCCAGCACGAGGAGGCCATGCGCATTCACAGCCTCTGCAGGATCCTCCGCAAGATGGACATCCTGCAGGAGGTGCTGTCTTTCACGCACAGGCGCTCGCTGGACAAATACTCTGAGATTGACCACGAGGATGACTTTTTTGAGACCTGTGAGGTTCCTAGCATTCATC ctaAAACGCAGCAGAAGCCAGAAATCAAAACTCCAAACTTTTCAAAAATTAGAATTACCGACATTTTTCACCAGCTG GGCCCTCTGTCGGTCTTCTCGGCCAAACACCGGTGGAGCGCCCAGCGGCGGGTCCGTctggggaggggggagaggagcTTCGGCCTCACACTGCGGGGGGACTCGCCAGTGCTGGTTGCTGGCGTCGTGCCAGGGGGCTGTGCTGCG gAGGCAGGCCTGCGGGAGGGAGACTACATTGTGTCTGTGGATGGGGAGGACTGCAGGTGGGCCAAGCACGCCGAGGTGGTGCAGATCCTGAAGAGCTCAGGCGAGGCAGGCGTGGAGCTGGGTGTCATCACCCTGCACAGCCCGGAGCAGGGAGGACAG GGAGAGAAGAAGTGTGTGCTGCTCTCTGCGGGGGGTGACAAGGAAAACACACGGCTCAAGAATCCCAGCACGGCCGTCCGAGGCTCCGGCTACCTGTTGCTCTGGAATAAGAAGAAGAGCAGCACTGCCAGCAAAAAGAGGGCAGGTGGCACCTTCAACCTCCCGTTTACCAACTTCCGAGACAGCGAGGCCATGTACTAG
- the rhpn1 gene encoding rhophilin-1 isoform X4: MEVYQTESESINVPMIPLGLKETKEVDLAVPLKDFICEHYGEDGSQYEKEIKELMDLRQAMRTPSRNEAGLELLMEYYNQLYFLDHRFFPPGKNLGVYFHWYDSLTGVPSCQRALAFEKGSVLFNIGALYTQIGARQDRSTVQGIETAIDAFQRAAGAFNYLKENFSNAPSLDMSAPSLNMLVRLMVAQVQECVFEKVVLLLGDGDVAAHLQVAQEAARVADVYSLVFQTMAQPPVKDYVPFSWATMVQVKAEHFKALSHYYASVALCDHDVPSAEDEGKSEKALLQFHATKPQGPSLNVVLRDAEERRRLGKAHLKRAVIQHEEAMRIHSLCRILRKMDILQEVLSFTHRRSLDKYSEIDHEDDFFETCEVPSIHPKTQQKPEIKTPNFSKIRITDIFHQLGPLSVFSAKHRWSAQRRVRLGRGERSFGLTLRGDSPVLVAGVVPGGCAAEAGLREGDYIVSVDGEDCRWAKHAEVVQILKSSGEAGVELGVITLHSPEQGGQGEKKCVLLSAGGDKENTRLKNPSTAVRGSGYLLLWNKKKSSTASKKRAGGTFNLPFTNFRDSEAMY; this comes from the exons ATGGAGGTGTACCAGACTGAGAG CGAATCAATCAATGTGCCCATGATTCCTCTGGGGCTGAAGGAGACAAAGGAGGTGGATCTTGCTGTTCCTCTAAAG GACTTCATCTGTGAGCACTATGGAGAAGACGGATCACAGTACGAGAAGGAGATCAAGGAGCTCATGGACCTCAGGCAG GCCATGCGCACTCCCAGCCGAAACGAGGCCGGTCTGGAGCTTCTCATGGAGTATTACAACCAGCTCTACTTCCTCGACCATCGCTTCTTCCCTCCGGGCAAGAACTTGGGTGTCTACTTTCACTG GTATGACTCTCTGACAGGAGTGCCGTCCTGCCAGCGAGCCCTGGCTTTTGAGAAGGGCAGCGTACTGTTCAACATTGGGGCGCTGTACACCCAGATAGGGGCGCGGCAGGACCGCTCCACTGTGCAGGGCATCGAGACCGCCATTGACGCATTCCAGAGGGCTGCAG GTGCCTTCAACTACCTGAAGGAGAACTTCTCCAATGCGCCCAGCCTCGACATGAGTGCCCCCTCCCTCAACATGCTGGTGCGCCTCATGGTCGCTCAGGTGCAGGAGTGTGTGTTTGAGAAGGTGGTGCTGCTCCTGGGGGATGGCGACGTTGCTGCCCACCTGCAGGTGGCTCAGGAGGCTGCCAGG GTGGCTGATGTGTACTCACTGGTGTTCCAGACCATGGCCCAGCCACCCGTGAAGGACTATGTGCCCTTTTCCTGGGCCACCATGGTCCAGGTCAAAGCGGAGCACTTCAAGGCCCTCTCTCATTACTATGCTTCTGTCGCACTGTGCGACCACGACG TGCCTTCTGCGGAGGACGAAGGCAAGAGCGAGAAGGCGCTGTTGCAGTTTCACGCCACGAAGCCACAAGGGCCCTCGCTCAACGTGGTGCTGCGGGATGCCGAGGAGAGGCGCAGGCTGG gaAAGGCGCACCTGAAGAGGGCTGTCATCCAGCACGAGGAGGCCATGCGCATTCACAGCCTCTGCAGGATCCTCCGCAAGATGGACATCCTGCAGGAGGTGCTGTCTTTCACGCACAGGCGCTCGCTGGACAAATACTCTGAGATTGACCACGAGGATGACTTTTTTGAGACCTGTGAGGTTCCTAGCATTCATC ctaAAACGCAGCAGAAGCCAGAAATCAAAACTCCAAACTTTTCAAAAATTAGAATTACCGACATTTTTCACCAGCTG GGCCCTCTGTCGGTCTTCTCGGCCAAACACCGGTGGAGCGCCCAGCGGCGGGTCCGTctggggaggggggagaggagcTTCGGCCTCACACTGCGGGGGGACTCGCCAGTGCTGGTTGCTGGCGTCGTGCCAGGGGGCTGTGCTGCG gAGGCAGGCCTGCGGGAGGGAGACTACATTGTGTCTGTGGATGGGGAGGACTGCAGGTGGGCCAAGCACGCCGAGGTGGTGCAGATCCTGAAGAGCTCAGGCGAGGCAGGCGTGGAGCTGGGTGTCATCACCCTGCACAGCCCGGAGCAGGGAGGACAG GGAGAGAAGAAGTGTGTGCTGCTCTCTGCGGGGGGTGACAAGGAAAACACACGGCTCAAGAATCCCAGCACGGCCGTCCGAGGCTCCGGCTACCTGTTGCTCTGGAATAAGAAGAAGAGCAGCACTGCCAGCAAAAAGAGGGCAGGTGGCACCTTCAACCTCCCGTTTACCAACTTCCGAGACAGCGAGGCCATGTACTAG